From the Actinomycetota bacterium genome, the window CGCGACAGCAGCCGGGTCAGCAGGAAGCTGAGCGCGTACACCACCGCCGAGGCCAGCACCACCAGCAGGATCACGGCCCCGGCGTTGTTGTCGCGGTCGTTGGAGCGGCCCCAGCCGCCCCCGCCCCAGGCCCCGGCGTAGATCGAGGAGCGGACCACGAACCCGGCCAGGATGCCGAGGAAGCTGGCGATGGTCATCACGGCCACGTCGCGGTGGGCGACGTGGGACAGCTCGTGCGACAGCACCGCCTCCAGCTCGGGCGGGGACAGCTTGCGCAGGATCCCGGTGGTCACGCAGACCACGGCGTGCCGCTGGTTGCGCCCGGTGGCGAAGGCGTTGGGCATGTCGGTGTCGGCGATCGCGACCTTCGGCTTGGGCATGTCGGCCAGGGCGCAGAGCCGGTCGACCATCTGGTGCAGCTCGGGCGCCTGCTCCGGCGACACCTCGTGCCCGCGCATCGCCGACAGGGCCAGGCGGTCGGAGAAGAAGTACTGGAAGAACAGGAACCCGCCGGCGATCAGGACGATCAGCAGCCAGCTCTTGAGGATCGCGATGAGCACGGCCACGAAGACCACGTACAGCAGGCCGAGCAGGAACATGGTGCCAAGCATGCGGCTCGTAAGGCCGGCGTCGGCCGGGAACCGCGTTCGGGCCATCAGCGCATCACCCCGGGATGAGCCCCTCGTCGCCGAGGACCTCGCGGACTTCGTGGATGGTCGACTCGGGGCTGGGCAGGACCAGGTCGGACGGGCCGATCCAGTCGGCCGGCAGCTCCTTGCCGGCGGTGCGGACGCTGGCCAGCAGGGCCTCCAGCGCCGCCGTGAACTGGGCGTCGTCGCCGCTGTCGACCGCCTTGGTCAGGTCCTCGTCCAGCCGGTTGAGCTCCTCGACATGCCCCGCGGGCACGTCGAACTGGCCCTCGCCGCTGATCCGGACGATCATCGCCGCTCCTCCTCGACCGGGGCCTCGGCCTTGGCGGGGGCCTC encodes:
- the htpX gene encoding zinc metalloprotease HtpX; translated protein: MARTRFPADAGLTSRMLGTMFLLGLLYVVFVAVLIAILKSWLLIVLIAGGFLFFQYFFSDRLALSAMRGHEVSPEQAPELHQMVDRLCALADMPKPKVAIADTDMPNAFATGRNQRHAVVCVTTGILRKLSPPELEAVLSHELSHVAHRDVAVMTIASFLGILAGFVVRSSIYAGAWGGGGWGRSNDRDNNAGAVILLVVLASAVVYALSFLLTRLLSRYRELSADRAGAILIGRPSLLASALVKITGDMARIPTRDLRAAEPLNAFFFAPALAPGFSFSTLFATHPPLDRRLEQLARLEAQLGRPA